From a region of the Tenggerimyces flavus genome:
- a CDS encoding sugar phosphate isomerase/epimerase family protein, whose amino-acid sequence MSELWSNLSCGALGLKVEFDEAVELAAEFGFAAVEADLGYLAGLPQDQLATAGKRLGERGLRWGPAGLPVDLTADAARFASQLAELPGKVAILQAAGVDRTGTWIRPMHNELTYRRNFARYTERIALVDEILRGGNLRFGLEYVGPKTFWSTELYPFVHTLRETRELIAATGSKNVGIVLDTYHWYTSAETPDDLRSLRADEVVAVDVNDAHADRERDEQMDLDRCLPGTTGTIDVAGFLGALRDIGYDGPVKVEPFSKELKGLPAREVVEKTAASLKAVL is encoded by the coding sequence GTGTCCGAGCTGTGGAGCAACCTGAGCTGCGGGGCGCTCGGCCTGAAGGTGGAGTTCGACGAAGCGGTCGAGCTGGCGGCGGAGTTCGGGTTCGCCGCCGTCGAGGCCGACCTCGGGTACCTCGCTGGCCTGCCGCAGGACCAGCTCGCCACCGCCGGCAAGCGGCTGGGGGAGCGCGGCCTGCGCTGGGGCCCGGCCGGCCTTCCCGTCGACCTGACCGCGGACGCCGCGAGGTTCGCCAGCCAGCTGGCCGAGCTGCCCGGCAAGGTCGCGATCCTGCAGGCGGCGGGCGTCGACCGGACGGGCACGTGGATCCGGCCGATGCACAACGAGCTCACGTACCGGCGCAACTTCGCCCGCTACACCGAGCGGATCGCGCTCGTCGACGAGATCCTGCGCGGCGGCAACCTGCGGTTCGGGCTGGAGTACGTCGGGCCGAAGACGTTCTGGTCGACCGAGCTCTACCCGTTCGTGCACACGCTGCGCGAGACCCGCGAGCTGATCGCCGCCACCGGTAGCAAGAACGTCGGCATCGTGCTCGACACGTACCACTGGTACACCTCCGCCGAGACGCCCGACGACCTGCGCTCGCTGCGCGCCGACGAGGTCGTGGCGGTCGACGTGAACGACGCGCATGCCGATCGCGAGCGCGACGAGCAGATGGACCTCGACCGCTGCCTGCCTGGCACGACCGGCACGATCGACGTCGCCGGTTTCCTCGGCGCGTTGCGCGATATCGGCTACGACGGCCCGGTGAAGGTCGAGCCGTTCAGCAAGGAGCTCAAGGGACTTCCGGCTCGGGAGGTCGTCGAGAAGACTGCCGCTTCGCTGAAGGCCGTCCTCTAG
- a CDS encoding alpha-amylase family protein, with amino-acid sequence MSADVLPWYRRTLRWGQTNLTEVDPTRYDSAFWRAHWRKTRVQGVIVNAGGIVAYYPSANPLHHRATGLGDRDLYGDVVRDAREEGLTVVARMDSNRATEDFYRAHPDWFAHDADGHPYRAGERYVACVNSPYYDEYLLEILREIVERSHPDGFADNSWTGLGAAQICYCANCASSFGDLPRAVDYDDPTYRAWLRWNEQRRTEVWRQNNVVTTEAGGPHCLWVGMISGDQAAMAGRFVNVREIAKQARIFFVDHQRRNDRDGFAHNADVGARLHGLVGWDVLLPESMAMYSGGHGYFRATSMPVAEVVTWAASGFAGGIQPWWHHISAFHEDRRQYATAEPIFRWHEKNERYLVDRTPLAQVGVVWSEQNVRFHGRADADNLGVAPYRGVVAALQRARIPYLPVHVDDLRTADVRTIVLPDLAMLSDEQCATIGALVDRGVSVVATGSTSLKDEDGQPREDFGLDDVLGVSLAGEATGSAAPLVFRIDDYSRHDYLRFQPGTTLGFDDTAILPLGGRLERVAVRDAEIVATYVEPFPAYPPELAWLRPEPTSIPVLTTRTASSGARIAYSAADLDRTAGRDARADHLRLLGELVRWTVDAPALLEVDGEGRLDCRLYAQAEGLVLNLVSVGSYDPIPGTHDELVPVGPFDVRIRHEQLTAGSTVRALVSEQDLPAEIVNGALTVTVPKIIGHEVLAVATA; translated from the coding sequence ATGAGCGCTGACGTCCTGCCCTGGTACCGCCGCACGCTGCGCTGGGGCCAGACGAACCTCACCGAGGTCGACCCGACGCGCTACGACTCCGCGTTCTGGCGCGCGCACTGGCGAAAGACTCGCGTCCAAGGCGTGATCGTCAACGCTGGCGGGATCGTCGCCTACTACCCGAGCGCGAACCCACTCCACCACCGTGCCACCGGGCTCGGCGATCGCGACCTGTACGGCGACGTCGTCCGCGACGCGCGCGAGGAAGGGCTCACGGTCGTCGCCCGGATGGACTCCAACCGCGCGACCGAGGACTTCTACCGCGCGCACCCCGACTGGTTCGCGCACGACGCCGACGGACATCCCTACCGCGCCGGCGAACGGTACGTCGCCTGCGTCAACAGCCCGTACTACGACGAGTACCTGCTGGAGATCCTCCGCGAGATCGTCGAACGCAGCCACCCCGACGGGTTCGCCGACAACAGCTGGACCGGCCTCGGCGCGGCGCAGATCTGCTACTGCGCGAACTGCGCCAGCTCGTTCGGTGACCTGCCGCGCGCCGTCGACTACGACGACCCCACATACCGCGCCTGGCTGCGCTGGAACGAGCAGCGCCGTACCGAGGTCTGGCGGCAGAACAATGTCGTCACCACCGAGGCCGGCGGACCACACTGCCTGTGGGTCGGCATGATCAGCGGCGACCAGGCCGCGATGGCTGGTCGCTTCGTCAATGTACGCGAGATCGCCAAGCAGGCAAGGATCTTCTTCGTCGACCACCAGCGGCGCAACGACCGTGACGGGTTCGCGCACAACGCCGACGTCGGCGCGCGGCTGCACGGTCTGGTCGGCTGGGACGTGCTGCTGCCGGAGAGCATGGCGATGTACAGCGGCGGCCACGGCTACTTCCGCGCGACCAGCATGCCCGTCGCGGAGGTGGTCACGTGGGCCGCGTCCGGGTTCGCTGGCGGCATCCAGCCCTGGTGGCATCACATCAGCGCGTTCCACGAGGACCGCCGGCAGTACGCGACTGCCGAGCCGATCTTCCGCTGGCATGAGAAGAACGAGCGCTACCTCGTCGACCGGACTCCGTTGGCGCAGGTCGGCGTCGTATGGTCGGAGCAGAACGTGCGCTTCCACGGTCGTGCGGACGCCGACAACCTCGGGGTCGCGCCCTATCGCGGCGTCGTGGCCGCCCTCCAGCGAGCACGAATCCCTTACCTGCCGGTACATGTCGACGATCTACGGACGGCCGACGTACGGACGATCGTGCTGCCCGACCTCGCCATGCTGAGCGACGAGCAGTGCGCCACGATCGGCGCGCTCGTCGACCGTGGGGTCTCGGTCGTGGCGACCGGCTCGACGAGCTTGAAGGACGAGGACGGCCAGCCGCGCGAGGACTTCGGGCTCGACGACGTCCTGGGCGTCTCGCTCGCCGGCGAGGCGACGGGAAGTGCCGCTCCGTTGGTGTTCCGCATCGACGACTACAGCCGGCACGACTATCTGCGGTTCCAGCCGGGCACGACCTTGGGATTCGATGACACCGCCATCCTGCCGTTGGGTGGGCGGCTCGAGCGGGTCGCCGTACGCGACGCCGAGATCGTCGCGACGTACGTCGAACCGTTCCCCGCGTACCCGCCGGAGCTGGCGTGGTTGCGTCCCGAGCCGACCTCGATCCCGGTGCTGACGACCCGGACCGCGAGCAGCGGCGCGCGGATCGCGTACTCGGCGGCGGACCTCGACCGTACGGCCGGGCGAGACGCGCGAGCCGATCACCTGCGGCTGCTGGGGGAGCTGGTCCGGTGGACGGTCGACGCGCCCGCCCTGCTCGAGGTGGACGGCGAGGGTCGGCTCGACTGTCGGTTGTATGCCCAGGCAGAGGGGCTCGTCCTGAACCTGGTGAGCGTCGGCAGCTACGACCCGATCCCGGGTACGCACGACGAGCTGGTGCCGGTCGGCCCGTTCGATGTACGGATCCGCCACGAGCAGCTGACCGCGGGATCGACCGTCCGTGCACTGGTCAGCGAGCAGGACCTCCCGGCCGAGATCGTGAACGGAGCGCTGACCGTCACGGTGCCGAAGATCATCGGGCACGAGGTGCTGGCGGTCGCGACGGCCTGA
- a CDS encoding dihydrodipicolinate synthase family protein, whose protein sequence is MSNAQLQGLIVPIVLPMRTDGQPALDELAALCDRFFAAGVAGIWVNGSTGELHDLSPPERAAVVEAVALAADGRGVVIAHVGDTSTKLACAQAEAAAVAGATHVAAVAPYYASFAPAEIASYYEAIAAATDRPLLLYNLPQLVKVTLTHETVLRLASRGAAVGLKDTAGDFSWYRGLLHRLRMEDLPFRCLMGVESLIDVSIVAGGDGAVCTLANLAPRTFVDLVEAAKAGDLALSRQHQADVVSLVQSLALPGRAEWIGSIAALKWVMHELGLLAAPTAAAPVAPLTIAEQQQLAAVALPLAARLIREPVHER, encoded by the coding sequence ATGAGCAACGCACAGCTGCAGGGCCTGATCGTGCCGATCGTCCTCCCGATGCGTACCGACGGCCAGCCGGCGCTCGACGAGCTCGCCGCTCTTTGTGACCGGTTCTTCGCCGCGGGCGTGGCCGGGATCTGGGTGAACGGGTCCACCGGCGAGCTGCACGACCTGTCCCCGCCGGAGCGCGCCGCCGTGGTCGAGGCGGTGGCCCTCGCCGCGGACGGTCGCGGTGTCGTCATCGCGCATGTGGGTGACACGTCAACCAAACTCGCGTGTGCACAGGCCGAAGCTGCTGCTGTCGCGGGGGCGACGCATGTCGCCGCGGTCGCGCCCTACTACGCGTCGTTCGCCCCGGCGGAGATCGCCTCCTACTACGAAGCCATCGCCGCGGCGACCGATCGCCCGCTGCTGTTGTACAACCTCCCACAGCTTGTCAAGGTCACGTTGACGCACGAGACCGTGCTGCGGTTGGCAAGCAGGGGAGCGGCAGTTGGGCTCAAGGACACAGCCGGCGACTTCTCCTGGTACCGCGGCCTGCTGCACCGGCTGCGGATGGAGGACCTCCCGTTCCGCTGCCTCATGGGTGTCGAGTCGCTAATCGACGTGAGCATCGTGGCGGGCGGCGACGGTGCCGTGTGTACGTTGGCGAACCTGGCGCCGCGTACGTTCGTCGACCTGGTTGAAGCGGCCAAGGCGGGCGATCTCGCGCTGAGCCGGCAGCACCAGGCGGACGTCGTGTCGCTCGTCCAGTCCCTCGCGCTGCCAGGACGCGCCGAGTGGATCGGCTCGATCGCCGCGCTCAAGTGGGTGATGCACGAGCTCGGCCTGCTTGCCGCACCGACCGCCGCCGCACCCGTCGCGCCACTCACGATCGCGGAGCAGCAGCAGCTCGCCGCAGTCGCCCTACCGCTCGCCGCCCGACTGATCCGGGAGCCCGTCCATGAGCGCTGA
- a CDS encoding IclR family transcriptional regulator produces MVQELTDDGYRPVKSADRVLTILEVLAASPARRGLSDLGRELGIPVSSLHAILRTMQRRGWLEVDETGTRFGIGVEALRVGSAYARADDIVSRAEPVLDWLSDETGETVHYGRLEGAHVVYLAKRESRHSLRIYSAIGKRIPAHAAALGKAILAGYTDDAVRSVLGTELSALTARTKTSVGALLTDLAKARKLGYATETEESDEGLGCVAVHVPDRSPPRDAISFAVPTARLKPARVAELAIMLRRGQTMLSERLSLPWPVTPQGFLQDLD; encoded by the coding sequence ATGGTTCAGGAGCTCACCGACGACGGCTACCGACCGGTGAAGTCCGCCGACCGCGTCCTCACGATCCTCGAGGTGCTGGCGGCGAGTCCGGCCCGGCGCGGCCTGTCCGACCTCGGGCGCGAGCTCGGGATCCCGGTGAGCAGCCTGCACGCGATCCTGCGCACGATGCAGCGGCGCGGCTGGCTGGAGGTCGACGAGACCGGGACGCGGTTCGGCATCGGCGTCGAGGCGCTGCGGGTCGGGTCGGCGTACGCGCGGGCGGACGACATCGTGTCGCGTGCCGAGCCCGTGCTCGACTGGCTGAGCGACGAGACCGGCGAGACCGTGCACTACGGCCGGCTCGAGGGCGCGCACGTCGTCTACCTGGCCAAACGTGAGTCGCGGCACTCGTTGCGGATCTACTCCGCGATCGGCAAGCGGATCCCTGCCCACGCTGCGGCTCTGGGTAAGGCGATCCTCGCCGGCTACACCGACGACGCCGTCCGCTCGGTGCTCGGCACCGAGCTGTCCGCGCTGACCGCGCGGACCAAGACGTCGGTCGGCGCGCTGCTCACCGACCTGGCCAAGGCGCGCAAGCTCGGGTACGCGACCGAGACCGAGGAGAGCGACGAGGGCCTCGGCTGCGTCGCGGTGCACGTACCCGACCGTTCACCGCCGCGGGACGCGATCTCGTTCGCCGTCCCGACCGCCCGGCTCAAGCCGGCCCGGGTGGCCGAACTCGCGATCATGTTGCGCCGCGGCCAGACGATGCTGTCCGAGCGACTCTCGCTGCCATGGCCAGTCACACCGCAGGGCTTCCTGCAGGACCTGGACTGA
- a CDS encoding carbohydrate ABC transporter permease translates to MAAQVASRRTVVGWLFIGPVIAGVVAFQFVPVVVSVYASLTDWSGLSAPRFAGIANYLELFTKDPLFYLTLRNTAVFTLGSVVLSVGFGLVLALLGNEKLPGIGIFKAAFFAPVVTNSVAVGFVWFWLYQPENGLINGFLAQANIEGPTWLTSNSWAMIAVIIVAVWQGVGYPMLILLAGLQSIPDSLHEAARIDGASAWSRFWRVTLPLLTPSLFFLTIMQFITSFQIFGIIFVMTHGGPANATNVYIYQVYQSAFSFGRLGYAAAMGWILFVIVGLVTFLQWRLEKRWVFYGE, encoded by the coding sequence ATGGCAGCTCAGGTTGCCAGTCGACGAACGGTCGTCGGTTGGCTCTTCATCGGGCCGGTGATCGCCGGCGTCGTCGCGTTCCAGTTCGTCCCCGTGGTCGTGTCTGTGTACGCGTCCCTCACCGACTGGAGCGGCCTGAGCGCTCCGCGGTTCGCCGGCATCGCCAACTACCTCGAGTTGTTCACCAAGGATCCGCTGTTCTACCTCACGTTGCGGAACACGGCGGTCTTCACGCTCGGCAGCGTGGTGCTGAGTGTTGGCTTCGGACTCGTCCTCGCCCTGCTGGGTAACGAGAAACTGCCCGGCATCGGCATCTTCAAGGCGGCGTTCTTCGCGCCGGTCGTGACGAACTCGGTGGCAGTCGGGTTCGTCTGGTTCTGGCTCTATCAGCCGGAGAACGGGCTGATCAACGGCTTCCTCGCGCAGGCCAACATCGAGGGCCCGACCTGGCTGACCAGCAACAGCTGGGCGATGATCGCGGTGATCATCGTCGCGGTGTGGCAGGGCGTCGGCTACCCGATGCTGATCCTGCTGGCCGGCCTGCAGTCGATCCCGGACTCGCTGCACGAGGCGGCGCGCATCGACGGCGCCTCGGCGTGGTCGCGGTTCTGGCGCGTGACGCTGCCGTTGCTCACACCCAGCCTGTTCTTCCTGACCATCATGCAATTCATCACGTCGTTCCAGATCTTCGGGATCATCTTCGTGATGACCCACGGCGGGCCGGCGAACGCGACGAACGTGTACATCTACCAGGTCTACCAAAGCGCGTTCTCGTTCGGACGACTCGGCTACGCGGCCGCCATGGGCTGGATCCTGTTCGTCATCGTCGGACTCGTGACGTTTCTCCAATGGCGGTTGGAGAAGCGCTGGGTCTTCTACGGCGAGTAG
- a CDS encoding carbohydrate ABC transporter permease has protein sequence MGRAALLYVVLAVLAIAFAVPLIWMVSASLKPENEVMSLPPTFIPSTPLWSNYVEAFHTVLPFFWNSSKLAFLNVVFLLLFASLAGYGFARLPFRGKNIAFASLLATAMIPGIIYLIPQYILYREIGWIDTHYPLWIPRVLTPVFGTFLLRQAFMSIPRELEEAAKIDGANAFTIYWRIMLPNVKPALAAVGVMTFMDSWNDLFGPLIFVNSQELQTLPLALALFQGEYFTQTNLMMASATISVIPPLVLFVVAQKYFVQGVTMTGIRG, from the coding sequence GTGGGTCGTGCGGCCTTGCTGTACGTCGTTCTCGCAGTGCTGGCGATCGCGTTCGCCGTTCCGCTGATCTGGATGGTCAGCGCTTCGTTGAAGCCCGAGAACGAAGTGATGTCGCTGCCGCCGACGTTCATCCCCTCGACTCCGCTGTGGTCGAACTACGTCGAGGCGTTCCACACGGTGCTGCCGTTCTTCTGGAACAGCTCGAAGCTCGCGTTCCTCAACGTGGTCTTCCTGTTGCTGTTCGCGTCGCTCGCGGGCTACGGCTTCGCGCGGCTGCCGTTCCGCGGCAAGAACATCGCGTTCGCCTCCTTGCTCGCGACCGCGATGATCCCCGGCATCATCTACCTGATCCCGCAGTACATCCTCTACCGAGAGATCGGCTGGATCGACACCCACTATCCGTTGTGGATCCCGCGCGTTCTCACGCCGGTGTTCGGCACGTTCCTGCTGCGGCAGGCGTTCATGTCGATCCCGCGCGAGCTCGAGGAGGCCGCCAAGATCGACGGCGCGAACGCGTTCACGATCTACTGGCGGATCATGCTCCCGAACGTCAAGCCCGCCTTGGCAGCGGTCGGGGTGATGACGTTCATGGACTCCTGGAACGACCTGTTCGGCCCGTTGATCTTCGTCAACTCCCAAGAGCTGCAGACGTTGCCGCTCGCGCTGGCCTTGTTCCAAGGCGAGTACTTCACCCAGACCAACCTGATGATGGCCTCGGCCACCATCTCGGTCATCCCTCCCCTGGTGCTGTTCGTCGTGGCACAGAAGTACTTCGTCCAGGGTGTGACGATGACCGGCATCAGAGGCTAG
- a CDS encoding ABC transporter substrate-binding protein, whose protein sequence is MLNRRDLLRASVAAAAGLGLASCSSGGSGGKTASNELTFLNWDPIEQGSPLATVLDDFQKSGDTTLKVQPAPASDYDTKLLTIMSSGSVPDVIRINDDFVLGYSQQNTLLDLNPYIEKDGLKPESFFDHPFNFPVQQDGKHTAWAAGTQPNMVFYNVDAFKEAGVPLPPTTWTDEGWKWEDFLAAAQKLTIPDERFGVLTFDDTSSETVFTVNNGTDGIYSKDGKRFTLADPGSVEGIQWIADLSLKHKVQPPWSTIQGGEGNPNFALNLFTTGKLAMMTRNFGSAAYIRQNAKFTWDIAPVPGRLTHKTISTLTVWAIPAKAKNPDRGWELLKYFTSAEGAATLAKGDLIPANRSAAEVFEKPSGESPAHQGLVVAATENGVNENFSRNIQQARAIYRPQLDLIYTGQKSAADALGEVKERVEAALASGS, encoded by the coding sequence ATGCTGAACCGACGAGACCTCCTCCGCGCCTCGGTGGCGGCGGCTGCCGGGCTTGGCCTCGCGTCCTGCTCCTCCGGTGGCAGCGGTGGGAAGACGGCGAGCAACGAACTGACGTTCCTCAACTGGGATCCGATCGAGCAGGGCTCGCCGTTGGCGACCGTTCTCGACGACTTCCAGAAGTCGGGCGACACCACGCTGAAGGTGCAGCCCGCGCCGGCTTCGGACTACGACACCAAGCTGCTCACGATCATGTCGTCGGGCTCGGTGCCGGACGTGATCCGGATCAACGACGACTTCGTGCTCGGCTACTCCCAACAGAACACGTTGCTCGATCTCAACCCGTACATCGAGAAGGACGGGCTGAAGCCGGAGTCGTTCTTCGACCACCCGTTCAACTTCCCGGTGCAGCAGGACGGCAAGCACACCGCGTGGGCGGCGGGAACCCAACCCAACATGGTGTTCTACAACGTCGACGCGTTCAAGGAGGCGGGCGTCCCGCTGCCGCCGACGACGTGGACGGACGAGGGCTGGAAGTGGGAGGACTTCCTCGCCGCGGCGCAGAAGCTGACGATTCCCGATGAGCGGTTCGGCGTTCTCACGTTCGACGACACCTCGTCGGAGACGGTCTTCACGGTGAACAACGGGACCGACGGGATCTACTCCAAGGACGGGAAGCGCTTCACGTTGGCCGATCCTGGCAGCGTCGAGGGCATCCAGTGGATCGCCGACCTGTCGCTGAAGCACAAGGTGCAGCCGCCGTGGTCGACGATCCAGGGCGGCGAGGGCAACCCGAACTTCGCGCTGAACCTGTTCACGACGGGCAAGCTCGCGATGATGACGCGGAACTTCGGGTCGGCGGCGTACATCCGGCAGAACGCCAAGTTCACCTGGGACATCGCGCCGGTGCCGGGGCGGCTGACGCACAAGACGATCAGCACGCTGACGGTGTGGGCGATCCCGGCCAAGGCGAAGAATCCCGATCGCGGGTGGGAGCTGCTCAAGTACTTCACGTCGGCGGAGGGCGCCGCCACGTTGGCGAAGGGCGACCTGATCCCGGCGAACCGTTCGGCCGCCGAGGTCTTCGAGAAGCCGTCGGGCGAGTCGCCGGCACATCAGGGGTTGGTGGTCGCGGCGACGGAGAACGGCGTGAACGAGAACTTCAGCCGGAACATTCAACAGGCGCGGGCGATCTACCGGCCGCAGCTGGATCTCATCTATACCGGGCAGAAGTCCGCGGCGGACGCGCTCGGCGAGGTGAAGGAACGTGTCGAGGCCGCTTTGGCGAGCGGTTCCTGA
- a CDS encoding mandelate racemase/muconate lactonizing enzyme family protein, producing MQITQVESIVLLGKYQLVRIHTDEGVTGVGEVSPMNVAVTDALVTKALSPLLVGENPADIERLWHRMYHGPYKLGPMGAQLEAIAGVDIALWDLAGKVAGLPLYALLGGVFREAPEVYASSMQRGMTPVEEAKRAVSFAEQGYRAYKIHSATPWMYDSGFDQTLDTVREMRAAVGDSFDILVDVNNAYFPHTAVKIARQLESYGVFHFEEPLAAHDYDGYAALAAAVDIPIAAGEQEYTRWQFRDLILRGQVDILQPDVIKCGGITEFRRIAALASTFNKPITVHNTQPTIGTLAHLHLWISTPGCVYPQEYNIEPHPLRDEYPIWKEPVLVSEGRMRALDAPGLGVELDEDVVRRLSAAA from the coding sequence ATGCAGATTACGCAGGTCGAGTCGATCGTCTTGCTGGGCAAGTACCAACTCGTACGTATCCACACCGACGAGGGTGTCACCGGTGTGGGCGAAGTGAGCCCGATGAACGTCGCGGTGACGGACGCGCTGGTGACGAAGGCGCTTTCTCCTTTGCTGGTGGGAGAGAACCCGGCGGACATCGAGCGGTTGTGGCATCGGATGTACCACGGACCTTACAAGTTGGGGCCGATGGGCGCGCAGCTCGAAGCGATCGCAGGTGTGGACATCGCGCTGTGGGACCTGGCCGGCAAGGTCGCGGGACTGCCGCTGTATGCGCTGCTGGGTGGGGTCTTCCGGGAGGCGCCGGAGGTGTACGCAAGCTCGATGCAGCGTGGGATGACACCGGTGGAGGAGGCGAAGCGGGCGGTTTCCTTTGCTGAGCAGGGGTATCGGGCGTACAAGATCCACTCGGCGACGCCGTGGATGTACGACTCTGGCTTCGACCAGACGTTGGACACCGTGCGCGAGATGCGTGCTGCTGTGGGGGATTCCTTCGACATCCTCGTCGATGTGAACAACGCGTACTTCCCGCACACGGCGGTGAAGATCGCGCGGCAGCTGGAGTCGTATGGGGTGTTCCACTTCGAGGAGCCGCTGGCGGCGCACGACTACGACGGGTATGCGGCTCTGGCGGCCGCGGTGGACATTCCGATCGCGGCTGGGGAGCAAGAGTACACGCGCTGGCAGTTCCGCGATCTCATCTTGCGGGGGCAGGTGGACATCCTGCAGCCGGACGTGATCAAGTGCGGCGGCATCACCGAGTTCCGCCGCATCGCCGCACTGGCATCGACGTTCAACAAGCCGATCACGGTGCACAACACCCAGCCCACGATCGGGACGCTCGCCCACCTGCACCTGTGGATCTCTACGCCGGGCTGCGTGTATCCGCAGGAGTACAACATCGAGCCGCACCCGCTGCGCGACGAGTACCCGATCTGGAAGGAGCCGGTGCTCGTCTCTGAGGGCCGCATGCGCGCGCTGGACGCCCCCGGCCTGGGCGTCGAACTGGACGAAGACGTGGTGCGCCGCCTCTCCGCCGCCGCCTAG
- a CDS encoding ArsR/SmtB family transcription factor: MTEEQVDTAFAALADPTRRRVVQLLGERPYRAGQLAEATGTTAPAMSRHLRVLLNAGLVTDERVEADARHRVFHLNPQPVEAVQAWLDQVQAHWNEQLGSFKRHVERRAKK, encoded by the coding sequence ATGACCGAGGAGCAGGTCGACACGGCGTTCGCCGCTCTCGCCGACCCCACCCGGCGGCGGGTCGTGCAGCTGCTGGGCGAGCGCCCGTACCGCGCTGGCCAGCTGGCCGAGGCGACCGGCACCACCGCGCCAGCGATGAGCAGGCACCTCCGGGTCCTGCTCAATGCCGGCCTGGTCACCGACGAGCGCGTCGAGGCGGACGCGCGCCACCGGGTGTTCCATCTCAACCCGCAGCCCGTCGAAGCCGTCCAGGCCTGGCTCGACCAAGTCCAGGCGCACTGGAACGAGCAGCTCGGCTCGTTCAAGCGCCACGTCGAACGCCGAGCCAAGAAGTGA
- a CDS encoding VOC family protein: MTENSATAIVEVGVDPQTAFDVFTGEIDLWWVRGPINFHDASRLTELRIEPGVGGRVVEVYDEAAGDVLVTAEITIWEPGRRLVLRGTMQETETDVRFEKTATGTRVQVTQFLLPGADPRKGGFGWVGKAQAYGAWTRRRDEAPRRPREVGRLAIVLYYEDPKATARWLMDVFQLGSWDVDQPPAEDDTFGWTEFHIGDSSVVLLPIKGQRPVDMPIVAMPWVYVDDLEAHYAHAVSRGARVVSKIRSHGSRTYVAEDREGYRWTFAQARPTMR; encoded by the coding sequence GTGACCGAGAACTCCGCGACCGCCATCGTCGAGGTCGGTGTCGATCCGCAGACCGCGTTCGACGTCTTCACCGGCGAGATCGACCTGTGGTGGGTACGCGGTCCGATCAACTTCCACGACGCCTCGCGGCTCACCGAGCTCCGCATCGAACCCGGCGTCGGCGGCCGTGTGGTCGAGGTCTACGACGAGGCTGCCGGCGACGTGCTCGTCACGGCCGAGATCACGATCTGGGAGCCCGGCCGCCGGCTCGTTCTGCGCGGCACGATGCAGGAGACCGAGACCGACGTCCGGTTCGAGAAGACCGCGACCGGCACCCGCGTCCAGGTCACGCAGTTCCTGCTGCCCGGCGCTGATCCGCGCAAGGGCGGCTTCGGCTGGGTCGGGAAGGCCCAGGCGTACGGGGCGTGGACCCGTCGCCGCGACGAGGCGCCGCGGCGACCGCGCGAGGTCGGACGGCTCGCGATCGTCTTGTACTACGAGGATCCGAAGGCCACCGCGCGCTGGTTGATGGACGTGTTCCAGCTCGGTTCGTGGGACGTCGACCAGCCGCCGGCGGAGGACGACACGTTCGGCTGGACCGAGTTCCACATCGGCGACAGCAGCGTGGTGTTGCTGCCGATCAAGGGGCAACGTCCGGTTGACATGCCGATCGTCGCGATGCCGTGGGTGTACGTCGACGACCTCGAGGCGCACTACGCGCACGCCGTCTCGCGCGGGGCTCGGGTCGTGTCGAAGATCCGTTCGCACGGTTCGCGTACGTACGTCGCCGAGGACCGCGAGGGGTACCGGTGGACGTTCGCCCAGGCTAGGCCGACGATGCGTTAG